One Kineococcus radiotolerans SRS30216 = ATCC BAA-149 DNA window includes the following coding sequences:
- a CDS encoding DUF4394 domain-containing protein — protein MRTRNAIVAAAAAAVVLVPTASATATDGGRGHGRAESPRAVGLVDGTRLVTFATDRPGKVKHAGELKGLQGDTRLVGIDARVQDKQVYGVGDRGGVYVLDVHRATATRVLQLSVPLEGTAFGVDFNPAANALRVVSDTGQNLRQPFATPGAATVADTPLTSPPTAGTTTGVTAAAYTNNDLDEATATTLFVLNTTTDQVAVQSPANAGTLAATGKLGADLTGDVGFDIAGTTGYAVVPGTGKDAGRSTVHEVSLLTGKATLRGHLDAAVTDLALKLS, from the coding sequence GTGCGCACCCGCAACGCGATCGTCGCCGCCGCCGCAGCAGCCGTCGTCCTCGTCCCCACCGCCAGCGCGACCGCCACCGACGGCGGCCGCGGCCACGGCCGGGCGGAGTCCCCCCGCGCCGTCGGCCTCGTCGACGGCACCCGCCTCGTCACGTTCGCCACCGACCGCCCGGGGAAGGTCAAGCACGCGGGCGAGCTGAAGGGCCTGCAGGGCGACACCCGGCTCGTCGGCATCGACGCCCGCGTGCAGGACAAGCAGGTCTACGGCGTCGGCGACCGGGGCGGGGTCTACGTCCTGGACGTCCACCGGGCCACCGCCACCCGCGTGCTGCAGCTGAGCGTGCCGCTGGAGGGCACCGCCTTCGGCGTGGACTTCAACCCCGCGGCCAACGCGCTGCGCGTGGTCAGCGACACCGGCCAGAACCTGCGCCAGCCGTTCGCGACCCCCGGCGCGGCCACCGTCGCCGACACCCCGCTGACCAGCCCGCCCACCGCCGGCACCACCACCGGGGTCACGGCCGCGGCTTACACGAACAACGACCTCGACGAGGCCACGGCCACGACGCTGTTCGTGCTGAACACCACCACCGACCAGGTCGCCGTGCAGTCCCCGGCCAACGCGGGCACCCTGGCCGCCACCGGCAAGCTCGGCGCCGACCTCACCGGCGACGTCGGCTTCGACATCGCCGGCACCACCGGCTACGCCGTCGTGCCGGGCACCGGGAAGGACGCCGGCCGCTCCACCGTCCACGAGGTGTCGCTGCTGACGGGGAAGGCGACGCTGCGCGGGCACCTCGACGCGGCCGTCACCGACCTGGCGCTGAAGCTCTCCTGA
- a CDS encoding sigma-70 family RNA polymerase sigma factor translates to MGLRHRRGGRTGHPHAGPDGPGGLPGERPDGLREEADVARAYAAHGAELHRFALRGLGDAAAAQDVVQETFLRAWRAADRYDPSLASLRVWLFAIARNTLVDHVRAAGVRPWQGALVADVADAVGNGAGQPSDDPGEQLLRGWVVEEALRRLSEEHRTAIVETYLKDRPPGEVAAELGVPVGTVRSRVFYGLKALRVAMDEMGVEP, encoded by the coding sequence ATGGGACTGCGGCACCGACGGGGTGGCCGGACGGGGCACCCGCACGCGGGCCCGGACGGCCCGGGCGGCCTGCCCGGCGAGCGGCCCGACGGCCTGCGCGAGGAGGCCGACGTGGCGCGCGCCTACGCCGCGCACGGGGCGGAGCTGCACCGGTTCGCGCTGCGCGGGCTGGGGGACGCCGCCGCCGCGCAGGACGTCGTGCAGGAGACCTTCCTGCGGGCGTGGCGCGCCGCGGACCGCTACGACCCGAGCCTGGCGAGCCTGCGGGTGTGGCTGTTCGCCATCGCCCGCAACACCCTGGTGGACCACGTGCGTGCGGCCGGGGTCCGGCCCTGGCAGGGTGCGCTCGTGGCGGACGTCGCGGACGCGGTCGGGAACGGGGCGGGACAGCCCTCCGACGACCCCGGGGAGCAGCTGCTGCGGGGGTGGGTCGTGGAGGAGGCGCTGCGCCGGCTCTCCGAGGAGCACCGCACCGCGATCGTGGAGACCTACCTCAAGGACCGCCCGCCGGGCGAGGTCGCCGCGGAGCTGGGCGTGCCGGTGGGGACCGTGCGCAGCCGGGTGTTCTACGGGCTGAAGGCGCTGCGGGTGGCGATGGACGAGATGGGGGTGGAACCGTGA
- a CDS encoding anti-sigma factor family protein, with protein MSGTGEHRELREQLGFLALGLLPEAEEPRVRAHLDGCPACRAELAELTPLAADLRLVDPARLPGPAAPPRALGEQVLAAVREESVLRTHRERRQVRRSRSRAVLVPVAAAVLAAGVATGTTWQLTRPDAAPAPAVAVERLPLTVVDAGVDAGVRAQGPAVVVPHTWGVEVTFAAAGFADGRTYRARVRTADGASRPAGEFLGVGARELTCDMQAAVLRADATAFEVVDEAGATVLVLPLPRA; from the coding sequence GTGAGCGGGACCGGTGAGCACCGCGAGCTGCGCGAGCAGCTGGGGTTCCTCGCCCTCGGCTTGCTGCCCGAGGCCGAGGAGCCGCGGGTGCGCGCCCACCTCGACGGCTGCCCGGCCTGCCGGGCGGAACTGGCCGAGCTGACCCCGCTGGCCGCGGACCTGCGCCTGGTCGACCCCGCCCGGCTGCCCGGCCCGGCCGCGCCCCCGCGCGCCCTGGGCGAGCAGGTGCTGGCCGCGGTCCGCGAGGAGTCGGTGCTGCGCACCCACCGCGAGCGCCGGCAGGTGCGGCGCTCGCGGTCCCGGGCGGTCCTCGTGCCCGTCGCCGCGGCCGTGCTGGCGGCGGGCGTGGCGACCGGCACGACCTGGCAGCTCACCCGCCCCGACGCCGCCCCGGCGCCGGCCGTCGCCGTCGAGCGGCTGCCGCTGACCGTGGTCGACGCGGGGGTCGACGCGGGGGTCCGGGCGCAGGGGCCCGCCGTCGTCGTCCCGCACACCTGGGGCGTGGAGGTCACGTTCGCCGCCGCCGGCTTCGCCGACGGGCGCACCTACCGCGCGCGGGTGCGCACCGCCGACGGCGCCAGCCGGCCGGCCGGGGAGTTCCTCGGCGTCGGCGCGCGCGAGCTCACCTGCGACATGCAGGCCGCGGTGCTGCGCGCCGACGCCACCGCGTTCGAGGTCGTCGACGAGGCGGGGGCGACCGTCCTGGTCCTCCCCCTGCCGAGGGCCTGA
- a CDS encoding TerD family protein: protein MAIDYSKKADSPEPAKPAGGGGVSLSKVTLTKASPKVSLSKSGATGGTLRVHLAWNARPAGTAPASGGGFFAKLKAAAVPQGGIDLDLGALYELSDGSKGVVQALGNAFRDRGPGEPVVWLDGDDRTGGGGENLFVDLRDAAKIRRILVFAFIYEGVPNWAAADGVVTLHPVSGPEIEVRLDEHDDRSPMCAIAQIVSDGREISVQREVRYVQGGQQALDEAYGWGMQWRTGRK, encoded by the coding sequence GTGGCCATCGACTACTCGAAGAAGGCGGACAGCCCCGAGCCCGCGAAGCCGGCGGGCGGCGGCGGGGTGTCCCTGTCGAAGGTGACGCTGACCAAGGCCTCGCCGAAGGTCTCGCTGTCCAAGTCCGGCGCGACCGGCGGCACCCTGCGGGTGCACCTGGCCTGGAACGCGCGCCCGGCGGGGACGGCCCCGGCCTCCGGGGGCGGGTTCTTCGCCAAGCTCAAGGCCGCCGCCGTCCCCCAGGGCGGGATCGACCTCGACCTCGGCGCGCTCTACGAGCTGTCCGACGGGTCCAAGGGCGTCGTGCAGGCCCTGGGCAACGCCTTCCGCGACCGCGGTCCGGGCGAGCCCGTCGTCTGGCTCGACGGCGACGACCGCACCGGCGGCGGCGGGGAGAACCTCTTCGTCGACCTGCGCGACGCCGCGAAGATCAGGCGGATCCTCGTCTTCGCCTTCATCTACGAGGGCGTCCCCAACTGGGCCGCCGCCGACGGGGTCGTGACCCTGCACCCCGTCAGCGGTCCCGAGATCGAGGTCCGCCTCGACGAGCACGACGACCGCTCGCCCATGTGCGCGATCGCCCAGATCGTCTCCGACGGCCGCGAGATCTCCGTGCAGCGCGAGGTGCGCTACGTCCAGGGCGGCCAGCAGGCCCTCGACGAGGCGTACGGCTGGGGCATGCAGTGGCGCACCGGGCGCAAGTGA
- the tsaD gene encoding tRNA (adenosine(37)-N6)-threonylcarbamoyltransferase complex transferase subunit TsaD: MIVLGVESSCDETGVGLVSEGVLLGDALASSMDAHARFGGVVPEVAARAHLEAIVPVMHEALGKAGLDLADVDAVAVTAGPGLSTAVQVGLASAKALAFALGKPLYGVHHLAGHAAVDVLEHGPLPRRCVALVVSGGHTSLLLLGDLARDPIVHLGDTIDDAAGEAFDKVARVLGLGYPGGPSIDRAARDGDPRAIAFPRALSRAQDPAYGFSFSGVKTAVARWVEARQDAGGEVPVADVAASFQEAVADVLTRKAVAACREHGVDALLLVGGVAANTRVRALAEQRCAAAGLELRVPPIRLCTDNGAMIAAVGDLLVRAGAPASGLDLGADPSAPLTGALLAGPWS, from the coding sequence GTGATCGTCCTCGGCGTCGAGTCCAGCTGCGACGAGACCGGCGTCGGGCTCGTCTCCGAGGGGGTCCTGCTCGGCGACGCGCTGGCCTCCAGCATGGACGCCCACGCCCGCTTCGGCGGGGTCGTGCCCGAGGTCGCCGCCCGCGCGCACCTGGAGGCCATCGTCCCGGTGATGCACGAGGCGCTGGGGAAGGCGGGGCTCGACCTCGCGGACGTCGACGCCGTCGCGGTGACCGCCGGGCCGGGGCTGTCCACGGCCGTGCAGGTCGGGCTGGCCAGCGCCAAGGCGCTCGCCTTCGCCCTCGGCAAGCCCCTCTACGGCGTGCACCACCTGGCCGGGCACGCCGCCGTCGACGTCCTCGAGCACGGGCCGCTGCCGCGCAGGTGCGTCGCGCTCGTCGTCTCCGGCGGGCACACGTCGCTGCTGCTGCTGGGGGACCTGGCCCGCGACCCGATCGTGCACCTGGGCGACACCATCGACGACGCCGCGGGGGAGGCCTTCGACAAGGTCGCGCGCGTCCTCGGGCTCGGCTACCCCGGCGGGCCGTCCATCGACCGGGCCGCCCGCGACGGCGACCCGCGCGCGATCGCCTTCCCGCGGGCGCTCTCGCGCGCGCAGGACCCCGCCTACGGGTTCTCCTTCTCCGGGGTGAAGACGGCGGTGGCGCGCTGGGTCGAGGCGCGCCAGGACGCCGGCGGGGAGGTGCCGGTGGCCGACGTCGCGGCCAGCTTCCAGGAGGCCGTCGCCGACGTCCTGACCCGCAAGGCCGTCGCCGCCTGCCGGGAGCACGGCGTCGACGCGCTGCTGCTCGTCGGCGGGGTCGCGGCCAACACCCGCGTCCGGGCCCTGGCCGAGCAGCGCTGCGCCGCAGCGGGTCTGGAGCTGCGGGTGCCGCCGATCCGGTTGTGCACCGACAACGGCGCGATGATCGCCGCGGTGGGGGACCTGCTGGTGCGGGCCGGGGCACCGGCCTCGGGGCTGGACCTGGGGGCGGACCCGTCCGCGCCGCTGACCGGGGCGCTGCTGGCCGGCCCCTGGAGCTGA
- the def gene encoding peptide deformylase, with product MSEEQVESGPVEREPVVFEGRTGVVHPITRYFTPVLHRPTTPVTSFDEDLVQLVADMFASMDAADGVGLAANQIGVDARVFVVDCPDDDTERTGENVVAHVVNPVLELPTGRRRRLDLDGEGCLSVPGEYADLARPDKATVTGKDVHGNPVKIVGTGLLARCLQHESDHLDGVVYVDRLPAEQRAEILAAAGLSAPAGSA from the coding sequence GTGAGCGAGGAGCAGGTCGAGAGCGGTCCGGTCGAGCGCGAGCCCGTCGTCTTCGAGGGCCGCACCGGGGTGGTGCACCCGATCACCCGGTACTTCACCCCCGTCCTGCACCGCCCCACGACCCCGGTGACGTCCTTCGACGAGGACCTCGTGCAGCTCGTCGCGGACATGTTCGCCTCGATGGACGCCGCCGACGGGGTGGGGCTGGCCGCCAACCAGATCGGCGTCGACGCCCGCGTCTTCGTCGTCGACTGCCCTGACGACGACACCGAGCGGACCGGGGAGAACGTCGTCGCCCACGTCGTGAACCCCGTCCTGGAGCTGCCCACCGGGCGCCGGCGGCGCCTCGACCTCGACGGCGAGGGCTGCCTGTCGGTGCCCGGGGAGTACGCCGACCTCGCCCGCCCCGACAAGGCCACCGTCACCGGGAAGGACGTCCACGGCAACCCCGTGAAGATCGTCGGGACGGGGCTGCTGGCCCGCTGCCTGCAGCACGAGAGCGACCACCTCGACGGCGTCGTCTACGTCGACCGCCTCCCCGCCGAGCAGCGCGCGGAGATCCTCGCCGCGGCCGGCCTGAGCGCCCCGGCGGGGTCGGCGTGA
- a CDS encoding SpoIIE family protein phosphatase, whose product MSSAGAVDPLLLRAWQEVSEGIVVLDAHDWRVVHVNPSGAALHGAVPGDLVGRLLSDVFPAAVGSDFHDQLRRTRTEPGLVTWTGPVPGTDRWIAVRAQRVDDHVLCSFRDVTAEHAVEVERDALTRSLSRSLEHTSRLLRMSEALTATRTVADVARVVVETAHEGFGAAYSALSVVDHERGLLRTPFTGELAAGAEQEWQDLPLDGPGPGTLALRQGSPRFDDAAGLRTGFPELMHRWEVADVRYLATVPLVAAGVPVGLLTMVWHEDLELSENQRAMLVALASYTTQALQRALLLRERTATARTLQSSMLTTDLPQPDHLELAARYVTAHAEDQVGGDWYDALVLPDGTTLLVIGDVSGHDVTAAAEMGQLRIALRALAVDRDDPPAELLRRLESVVDSLRGDTILASCLVARVEQSPADRARGVRTLRWANAGHPPPVLVAADGGARVLDAAPDLLVGVGVTERSDHVVEVPAGSTLLLYTDGLVERRDDDLDAGTERLRVAARALAGPDPGAGLDALLAELGDAGGDDVALLAVRFHAQD is encoded by the coding sequence CCTGCACGGCGCCGTCCCCGGCGACCTCGTCGGCCGGCTGCTCTCCGACGTCTTCCCCGCCGCCGTCGGCAGCGACTTCCACGACCAGCTGCGCCGCACCCGCACCGAACCCGGCCTGGTCACCTGGACCGGGCCCGTCCCGGGCACCGACCGCTGGATCGCCGTCCGCGCCCAGCGCGTCGACGACCACGTGCTGTGCTCCTTCCGCGACGTCACCGCCGAGCACGCCGTCGAGGTCGAGCGCGACGCGCTGACCCGCTCGCTCAGCCGCTCCCTGGAGCACACCAGCCGGCTGCTGCGGATGTCGGAGGCGCTCACCGCGACCCGCACGGTCGCCGACGTGGCCCGGGTCGTCGTCGAGACCGCCCACGAGGGGTTCGGCGCCGCCTACTCCGCCCTGTCCGTCGTCGACCACGAGCGCGGGCTGCTGCGGACCCCCTTCACCGGTGAGCTCGCCGCCGGCGCCGAGCAGGAGTGGCAGGACCTCCCCCTCGACGGCCCCGGGCCGGGCACCCTCGCCCTGCGTCAGGGCAGCCCGCGCTTCGACGACGCCGCCGGGCTGCGCACGGGCTTCCCGGAGCTGATGCACCGGTGGGAGGTGGCCGACGTCCGCTACCTCGCCACCGTCCCCCTCGTCGCCGCCGGCGTCCCCGTGGGCCTGCTCACCATGGTCTGGCACGAGGACCTCGAGCTGTCGGAGAACCAGCGCGCGATGCTCGTCGCGCTGGCCTCCTACACCACCCAGGCCCTGCAGCGGGCCCTGCTGCTGCGCGAGCGCACCGCGACGGCCCGCACGCTGCAGTCCTCGATGCTGACGACCGACCTGCCCCAGCCGGACCACCTGGAGCTGGCCGCCCGCTACGTCACCGCCCACGCCGAGGACCAGGTCGGCGGCGACTGGTACGACGCGCTCGTGCTCCCGGACGGGACGACGCTGCTGGTCATCGGCGACGTCAGCGGCCACGACGTCACCGCCGCCGCCGAGATGGGGCAGCTGCGGATCGCGCTGCGGGCGCTGGCCGTCGACCGCGACGACCCGCCCGCCGAGCTGCTGCGGCGGCTGGAGTCGGTCGTGGACTCCCTGCGCGGGGACACGATCCTGGCCAGCTGCCTCGTCGCCCGCGTCGAGCAGAGCCCCGCCGACCGCGCCCGCGGGGTCCGCACCCTGCGCTGGGCCAACGCCGGGCACCCCCCGCCGGTGCTGGTCGCGGCCGACGGCGGCGCCCGCGTCCTCGACGCCGCCCCGGACCTGCTGGTGGGGGTGGGGGTCACCGAGCGCAGCGACCACGTCGTCGAGGTGCCCGCCGGCTCGACCCTGCTGCTCTACACCGACGGTCTGGTGGAGCGCCGCGACGACGACCTCGACGCCGGCACCGAGCGGCTGCGGGTGGCGGCGCGCGCGCTGGCCGGTCCCGACCCCGGCGCCGGGCTGGACGCCCTGCTGGCCGAGCTCGGCGACGCCGGCGGCGACGACGTCGCCCTCCTCGCGGTCCGGTTCCACGCCCAGGACTGA